One Ricinus communis isolate WT05 ecotype wild-type chromosome 1, ASM1957865v1, whole genome shotgun sequence DNA window includes the following coding sequences:
- the LOC107260970 gene encoding uncharacterized protein LOC107260970, giving the protein MGLYNVSDPIRCKIFPTTLKESAQKWYESLLDGSIYDFAMLTELFKAQFITSIPPKKRLSDLKKCIQRPDESLKDFVERFNRKAVQVEKLNQDTTIDVMIDNTCMNKFKDLLTIDLTESYAKLMDRAYNFIKMDEDYRLGRRTDYDNRSRGKSDQPKQGPGMTKERVTQGATVRKTLFI; this is encoded by the coding sequence atgGGATTATATAATGTATCGGATCCTATCAGGTGCAAAATTTTTCCCACAACCCTAAAGGAAAGTGCTCAAAAGTGGTATGAGAGCTTGCTAGATGGCTCTATATATGATTTTGCTATGCTTACTGAACTATTCAAAGCTCAATTCATCACTAGCATTCCTCCAAAGAAGAGATTGAGTGATTTGAAGAAGTGTATTCAGAGGCCTGATGAGAGTTTAAAGGACTTCGTGGAGAGGTTCAATAGGAAAGCTGTCCAAGTAGAAAAGCTTAACCAGGACACAACTATTGATGTAATGATCGACAATACCTGTATGAACAAGTTCAAAGATTTGCTAACTATCGACCTAACAGAGTCATATGCCAAGCTCATGGACCGagcttataattttatcaaaatggATGAAGATTACCGACTGGGAAGGAGAACCGATTATGATAATCGATCAAGAGGCAAATCTGACCAACCTAAGCAGGGTCCAGGGATGACAAAAGAGAGGGTGACTCAAGGAGCAACAGTGAGAAagactttatttatttaa
- the LOC8276867 gene encoding molybdate-anion transporter — protein MEVFFYMVFGGLGAVVAALELSKTNKDRINTSPAFNSFKNNYLLVYSLMMAGDWLQGPYVYFLYSTYGFGKGEIGQLFIAGFGSSMLFGTIVGSLADKQGRKRACITYCITYILSCITKHSPQYKVLMIGRVLGGIATSLLFSAFESWLVAEHNKRGFDQQWLSLTFSKAIFLGNGLIAILSGLFGNLLVDTFALGPVAPFDAAACFLAIGMAIIFSSWTENFGDHSESKDLLTQFRGAAMAIASDEKIALLGAIQSLFEGSMYTFVFLWTPALSPNDEEIPHGFIFATFMLASMLGSSLASRLMAHSSPRVESYMQIVFVVSSISLMLPIATNFLVAPSKARGGGISFSGCLQLLGFCTFEACVGIFWPSIMKMRSQYIPEEARSTIMNFFRIPLNIFVCIVLYNVNAFPITVMFGMCSIFLFMASILQRRLMVISDKPKAEDWTALKDRDTEAEPLNI, from the exons ATGGAGGTGTTTTTCTATATGGTGTTTGGAGGATTAGGAGCAGTGGTTGCAGCATTGGAATTGAGCAAAACGAACAAAGATCGAATCAACACTTCTCCtgcttttaattctttcaagaacaaTTACCTCCTCGTTTATTCTCTTATGATGG CTGGGGACTGGTTGCAGGGTCCATATGTGTACTTCCTCTACAGCACATATGGGTTTGGGAAAGGAGAGATTGGGCAGCTTTTTATTGCTGGTTTTGGGTCCTCCATGTTGTTTGGTACAATTGTTGGATCTTTAGCTGACAAACA GGGTCGAAAAAGGGCATGCATTACTTATTGCATAACCTATATACTGAGCTGTATTACCAAGCATTCTCCTCAATACAAAGTTTTGATGATAGGCCGTGTTTTGGGAGGCATTGCCACTTCTCTTCTATTTTCAGCATTTGAGTCGTGGCTGGTTGCGGAGCACAATAAG AGAGGCTTTGATCAACAATGGCTGTCTTTAACTTTCTCAAAGGCGATATTTCTGGGCAATGGCCTTATTGCTATTTTGTCTGGATTGTTTGGGAACCTTCTTGTGGATACATTTGCTCTTGGACCTGTGGCCCCCTTTGATGCTGCTGCATGCTTTCTTGCAATTGGAATGGCCATTATTTTTTCATCATGGACAGAAAATTTTGGGGACCATTCAGAGAGCAAGGACTTGCTTACCCAATTCAGGGGTGCTGCTATGGCCATTGCTTCTG ATGAAAAAATTGCTTTGCTGGGTGCCATTCAGTCACTATTTGAAGGTTCTATGTATACCTTTGTGTTCCTGTGGACACCTGCTTTGAGCCCAAATGATGAGGAGATTCCCCatggttttatttttgcaACATTCATGTTGGCTTCAATGTTGGGAAGCTCCCTTGCATCTCGGTTGATGGCCCACTCTTCACCAAGGGTGGAAAGCTACATGCAGATTGTTTTTGTTGTCTCCTCTATTTCTCTTATGCTTCCCATTGCAACCAAT TTCTTAGTGGCACCTTCTAAAGCGAGAGGTGGAGGCATCTCGTTTTCAGGTTGTCTACAGCTTCTTGGTTTCTGCACCTTTGAGGCTTGCGTCGGAATTTTCTGGCCATCAATTATGAAAATGAGATCCCAATACATTCCTGAGGAGGCCAGAAGCACAATAATGAACTTCTTCCGCATTCCTCTCAATATCTTTGTCTGCATTGTGCTGTACAAT GTTAATGCATTCCCTATAACTGTTATGTTCGGTATGTGCTCGATTTTCCTCTTCATGGCTTCTATCTTGCAGAGGCGGCTCATGGTGATATCGGACAAGCCAA AGGCAGAAGATTGGACAGCTCTGAAGGACAGAGACACGGAGGCAGAACCGCTGAACATTTGA